A stretch of the Serratia marcescens genome encodes the following:
- a CDS encoding lactonase family protein, translating into MSVEKSPDSMNERHYALCMLPLTLSVLGRVNAAGLGWQVIQLTMALTLFMFSGNAMANNREHQQIALVGTWTHIPDAPAVQKPAHPSEGLYHLAVNGDGTLTLLNVIKMKSPSWIVTSRDGRFAYATNEEDAGTVTALAIDKGGSVRVLNTVSSAGQQPTHATLSPDGKFLFVANYSVAKGGAGVTALPIGSDGKLGERVQHYPFTPGSGAVQGRQDGGHAHSTTFSRDGQYLYAADLGGDKLHAYRYRSDNAQPLQADASRDVAFAPGAGPRHMVFSPQGEYAYVITEMASEIEAFAVSDHRLTRQGKVKLNGGQDSAEAKSGGAIILSPSGRYLIATNRGADNHLLVLKIGRDGLPGVPTRYEAGGIEPRALAFDAGGNHLYVTNVFTNSVTLFDFDDEKGELQARGQAATISTPTDIKFFN; encoded by the coding sequence ATGAGTGTAGAGAAATCCCCCGATTCGATGAATGAACGTCATTACGCTTTATGTATGCTACCTTTAACGTTGTCTGTGCTTGGCAGAGTGAACGCGGCCGGTTTAGGCTGGCAGGTCATTCAATTAACAATGGCATTAACGCTCTTTATGTTTTCAGGAAATGCGATGGCAAATAATCGGGAGCATCAGCAAATAGCGTTAGTCGGCACCTGGACCCATATTCCGGATGCGCCGGCCGTGCAGAAACCGGCGCACCCCAGTGAAGGGCTCTATCATCTGGCGGTAAATGGCGACGGCACGTTAACGCTGCTCAATGTGATTAAGATGAAAAGCCCGTCATGGATCGTCACATCCCGCGATGGCCGTTTTGCCTATGCCACCAATGAGGAGGACGCGGGAACGGTGACCGCCTTGGCAATAGACAAAGGCGGCAGCGTGCGGGTGCTGAATACGGTGAGCAGCGCGGGCCAGCAGCCGACGCATGCCACCCTCAGTCCGGATGGCAAGTTTCTGTTTGTCGCCAACTACTCCGTCGCCAAAGGCGGGGCAGGCGTGACGGCGCTGCCGATTGGCAGCGACGGCAAACTGGGTGAGCGGGTGCAGCATTATCCGTTTACGCCCGGTTCAGGTGCCGTGCAGGGGCGCCAGGACGGGGGCCATGCACACTCCACTACCTTCAGCCGCGATGGCCAATACCTGTACGCGGCGGATCTCGGCGGCGACAAGCTGCATGCCTACCGCTATCGCTCGGATAACGCGCAGCCTTTGCAGGCGGACGCTTCGCGCGATGTCGCCTTTGCGCCCGGCGCCGGCCCAAGGCACATGGTGTTCTCACCGCAAGGGGAATACGCCTATGTCATCACTGAAATGGCGAGTGAAATCGAGGCGTTTGCCGTCAGCGATCATCGATTGACGCGGCAAGGGAAAGTGAAACTGAATGGCGGGCAGGATTCAGCGGAGGCGAAAAGCGGTGGGGCCATCATCCTGAGCCCGAGCGGCAGATATCTTATTGCCACCAATCGCGGCGCCGATAACCACCTGCTGGTATTGAAAATAGGCAGGGATGGGCTGCCGGGCGTGCCGACGCGCTATGAGGCCGGCGGCATTGAGCCGCGTGCGCTCGCTTTCGATGCCGGTGGTAACCATCTCTATGTGACGAATGTATTCACCAATAGCGTGACGCTGTTCGATTTCGATGATGAAAAGGGTGAGTTGCAGGCCAGAGGGCAGGCGGCGACGATTTCAACGCCGACGGATATTAAGTTTTTTAATTAA
- a CDS encoding helix-turn-helix domain-containing protein gives MDYRKDILLQVLEYMEKNIIEGLSVEKVSIISGYSKWHLQRLFKHYFGMTLGTYIRHRKLSRSAILLKQHQGNILDVALASGFASQQCYTRAFKRFFGETPNSFRNSRGWDFSIQIPPYGNDKKPYFYHTVMPDDIELLKQYKALIFHSIRKCRDAGDITQTNEKWLSKHGKVYSAEKNRSGKWHSNGKEQEVFHSIFNFYIPRGKYIVIPFMGELPEYIDFFAGIYDAYLPAINVKVRESFFIELYRNEHLNSRVVNVDILIPVA, from the coding sequence ATGGACTATCGAAAAGATATTCTCTTACAGGTATTAGAGTATATGGAGAAGAATATTATAGAGGGGCTATCCGTTGAGAAAGTGTCCATTATCTCAGGGTACTCCAAATGGCATTTGCAACGGTTATTTAAGCATTATTTTGGCATGACGCTCGGGACTTATATCAGGCACAGAAAGCTGAGCCGATCCGCAATCTTGCTTAAACAACACCAAGGGAACATATTGGATGTCGCCTTGGCATCGGGCTTTGCCTCTCAGCAATGTTACACGCGGGCATTCAAACGTTTCTTTGGCGAAACGCCCAACAGCTTTAGAAACAGCCGGGGATGGGATTTTTCCATCCAGATCCCACCGTATGGCAATGACAAGAAACCCTATTTTTATCACACGGTCATGCCGGATGATATCGAGTTATTAAAACAGTACAAAGCATTGATTTTCCATTCCATAAGAAAATGCAGAGATGCCGGTGACATTACGCAGACTAATGAGAAATGGTTAAGCAAGCATGGAAAGGTTTATAGCGCGGAAAAAAACAGATCGGGAAAATGGCATTCAAACGGTAAGGAACAAGAAGTTTTTCATTCTATCTTCAATTTCTACATACCCAGAGGGAAATATATTGTCATCCCCTTTATGGGAGAGCTGCCTGAGTACATTGATTTTTTTGCAGGCATTTATGATGCCTATTTGCCGGCTATTAATGTCAAAGTGAGAGAAAGTTTTTTTATCGAGCTATATAGAAACGAACATTTAAATAGTCGAGTCGTCAATGTCGACATACTTATTCCTGTGGCGTAG
- a CDS encoding YrzE family protein: protein MTTVYESNRFAFQVSWGSILAGSAVALVTYLIFSVLGTAIGAQAVDMMQKGNPLSGFGTGTGIWLLVSTLASLAAGAFVAGRTAPNRGSLHGLLSWAITTLLTTWLVASLASGVVGLAGSAVGKGLSLAGNGLAAAAPNVGEGIKQQLDKKGISLDWGSLENQLNATLKQTGKPELDPARLEQKADRATADGKQSAMDAAADPAQAASELKQWFDRVKQSGEPTLSAADKDALVNIVAARTGKSRDEASQIVDNYAQAYQQAVQKVEKLKAEAEQKAREAADEAAKQLSRAAWGSLLVLLLGAALSAGVGRIAESTRRTVAVS from the coding sequence ATGACCACTGTCTATGAATCAAATCGCTTTGCGTTTCAGGTGTCATGGGGCTCGATATTGGCCGGGAGTGCCGTGGCGCTGGTGACTTATCTGATCTTCAGCGTGCTGGGTACGGCTATCGGTGCCCAGGCCGTGGATATGATGCAAAAGGGCAACCCGCTGAGCGGCTTTGGCACCGGCACCGGGATTTGGCTGCTGGTTTCAACGCTGGCGTCGCTGGCCGCCGGCGCGTTCGTCGCCGGCCGCACCGCGCCGAACCGCGGCAGTTTGCATGGATTGCTGAGCTGGGCGATCACCACCTTGTTGACCACCTGGCTGGTAGCTTCATTGGCTAGCGGCGTGGTGGGGCTGGCGGGCAGCGCGGTGGGTAAAGGGCTTTCGCTGGCGGGCAACGGCCTGGCGGCGGCAGCGCCAAACGTGGGCGAAGGCATCAAGCAACAGCTGGATAAAAAGGGCATCAGCCTCGACTGGGGAAGCCTGGAAAATCAGTTGAACGCCACGCTCAAGCAGACCGGTAAGCCGGAACTGGATCCGGCTCGATTAGAACAGAAGGCCGACAGGGCGACCGCCGATGGCAAGCAATCGGCCATGGACGCGGCTGCCGATCCGGCACAGGCCGCCTCCGAGCTCAAACAGTGGTTCGACCGTGTCAAGCAGTCCGGTGAGCCGACGTTGAGCGCCGCCGACAAGGATGCGTTGGTGAATATCGTTGCGGCGCGCACCGGCAAGAGCCGCGATGAAGCGAGCCAAATCGTCGATAACTACGCTCAGGCTTACCAGCAGGCGGTGCAGAAAGTGGAAAAACTCAAGGCCGAGGCCGAGCAGAAAGCGCGTGAAGCGGCCGATGAAGCGGCCAAACAGCTGTCGCGTGCCGCGTGGGGGTCGCTGTTGGTGCTGCTGTTGGGCGCCGCGCTGAGCGCTGGCGTGGGGCGGATTGCCGAATCAACCCGCCGCACTGTCGCGGTGAGTTGA
- a CDS encoding helix-turn-helix transcriptional regulator has protein sequence MNPSVLASETDRGHLQQIISGLSDGVILTDTDQTLLWANEAALAMHGVSHQKALGANAAEYAARFALRYRNNHPLALEQYPLNRVADGETFTDVVVEVRQVDDPESFWVHRLRSLIITDAQGQPELLALILSDATEWASAEQRFEKTFNANPAPAVICRLSDLRYVKVNQGFLDMTGYQREQVMGRSVYELDVLEQAEHKELAIQRLGEGATIPQMEAELKLPGGGSKLVVVAGQPLDFNEDDCMLFTFTDLEPRRQAESALRESEERFAKAFRLSPVPTLLCTAHERRVLDVNEAFTRTTEYDAEALIGKTVDEIQFIDDPEANRRLFAALEKSGNVEGLDIRVRKKGSESIDCVASADAVSIHNAPCYLLVLMDITERKRSELELVSAIEEVMQDASWFSQTLIEKLANVKSINRPDQTGFNASDLTPRERDVLELICEGLPDKKIAARLNLALNTIRNHVATVYSKLGVHSRSEAIVWARERGLFTGGPATRNGK, from the coding sequence ATGAACCCATCCGTCCTGGCCAGCGAAACCGACCGCGGCCACCTGCAGCAAATCATCTCCGGCTTGTCCGACGGCGTGATCCTGACGGATACCGATCAAACGCTGCTCTGGGCCAACGAAGCCGCGTTGGCCATGCATGGCGTGAGCCACCAGAAAGCCCTGGGGGCCAATGCCGCCGAGTACGCGGCGCGGTTTGCCCTGCGCTATCGCAACAATCACCCGCTGGCGCTGGAACAGTACCCGCTGAACCGGGTTGCCGATGGCGAGACCTTCACCGATGTGGTGGTGGAAGTTCGGCAGGTCGACGATCCGGAGAGTTTCTGGGTACACCGCTTGCGGAGCCTGATTATCACCGATGCGCAGGGGCAGCCGGAGCTGCTGGCGCTGATCCTGAGCGACGCGACGGAGTGGGCCAGCGCCGAACAGCGCTTTGAAAAAACCTTCAACGCCAATCCGGCACCGGCGGTCATTTGTCGGCTAAGCGACCTGCGTTATGTCAAGGTCAATCAGGGGTTCCTCGATATGACCGGTTACCAGCGTGAACAGGTCATGGGGCGTTCGGTTTATGAACTCGACGTTTTAGAACAGGCGGAGCACAAAGAGCTGGCGATTCAGCGCCTGGGGGAAGGCGCCACCATTCCGCAGATGGAGGCCGAGCTGAAACTGCCCGGCGGAGGAAGCAAGCTGGTGGTGGTTGCCGGCCAACCGCTGGACTTCAATGAAGACGACTGCATGCTGTTCACTTTTACCGATCTCGAACCCCGGCGCCAGGCGGAATCGGCGCTGCGGGAAAGTGAAGAGCGGTTCGCCAAGGCATTTCGCCTGAGCCCGGTGCCGACGTTGTTGTGTACGGCGCACGAGCGGCGCGTGCTGGACGTCAACGAAGCCTTCACCCGCACCACCGAGTACGACGCCGAAGCCTTGATCGGCAAGACGGTCGATGAGATCCAATTTATTGACGATCCCGAGGCGAACCGCCGTTTGTTTGCCGCGCTGGAAAAAAGCGGTAACGTCGAAGGGCTGGACATCCGGGTGCGCAAGAAAGGGAGCGAGTCGATCGACTGCGTGGCCTCGGCGGATGCCGTCAGCATTCACAATGCGCCCTGTTACCTGCTGGTGCTCATGGACATTACCGAACGCAAACGCTCGGAGCTGGAACTGGTGAGCGCCATCGAAGAAGTGATGCAGGACGCGTCCTGGTTCAGCCAAACCTTGATTGAAAAACTGGCCAACGTGAAAAGCATCAACCGGCCCGATCAGACCGGATTTAACGCCAGCGATCTCACGCCGCGCGAGCGCGATGTGCTGGAATTGATTTGCGAGGGGCTGCCGGACAAGAAAATCGCGGCGCGTCTCAATCTGGCGCTCAACACCATTCGCAATCATGTCGCGACGGTCTATTCCAAACTTGGCGTGCACAGCCGCAGCGAAGCCATCGTCTGGGCCAGAGAGCGCGGGCTGTTTACCGGCGGGCCGGCCACCAGGAACGGCAAGTAG
- a CDS encoding CsbD family protein has translation MNSEKANGMMEKVAGKAQEIAGDVTGNERLQAEGVTRYAAGALQEKYGDALSCAGSMMKKNPLAALALIAGAGLLAGLLLRRR, from the coding sequence ATGAACAGCGAAAAAGCCAATGGCATGATGGAAAAAGTGGCGGGCAAAGCGCAGGAAATAGCGGGCGACGTCACCGGAAACGAACGTTTGCAGGCCGAAGGCGTCACGCGCTATGCAGCGGGCGCGCTGCAAGAAAAATACGGTGACGCCCTGAGCTGCGCCGGCAGCATGATGAAGAAAAACCCCCTCGCCGCGTTAGCCCTCATTGCTGGTGCAGGCCTGTTGGCCGGCCTGCTGCTGCGCCGCCGTTGA
- a CDS encoding ankyrin repeat domain-containing protein → MDLPPEGYFTGQQLVLAKAIRDGNIGDIKRLAKETDLNSPGEHDMTLLFFALATSTHDNATPERLQIATELVKAGADPLQPRPNGGASPAEWMAKLDNGIWLKALLDGGLSPDARGKVDELPIIFQTSKASNAETLKVLVAYGANLEARDVLGQTVVMDAFRYSSFDNVKYLLNNGANPNPINKKGVSLVEMVSKEIKNSKEGGEYNDECLTIRKMIIERGVKWPRS, encoded by the coding sequence ATGGACTTGCCGCCAGAAGGTTACTTTACAGGTCAACAGCTTGTATTGGCTAAGGCGATCCGCGATGGGAATATCGGTGACATCAAACGGCTGGCGAAAGAGACGGATCTGAACAGCCCCGGTGAACATGATATGACATTATTGTTTTTTGCCCTGGCGACGTCGACTCATGATAATGCTACGCCGGAACGGCTGCAGATTGCGACCGAGTTGGTAAAGGCCGGAGCCGATCCACTGCAACCTCGCCCCAATGGCGGTGCCAGTCCTGCTGAATGGATGGCAAAATTAGACAACGGTATTTGGTTAAAGGCATTGCTTGATGGGGGGTTGTCTCCAGATGCTCGGGGTAAGGTAGACGAGTTACCTATCATATTTCAAACTTCAAAAGCCAGTAACGCAGAAACCCTGAAGGTTCTGGTTGCATATGGTGCGAACTTAGAAGCAAGAGATGTTCTTGGCCAAACCGTGGTGATGGATGCTTTTAGGTATTCATCATTTGATAATGTTAAGTATCTTCTCAATAACGGCGCTAATCCTAACCCCATAAATAAGAAAGGTGTTTCCTTAGTTGAGATGGTCAGTAAAGAAATAAAAAACAGCAAGGAAGGCGGAGAGTATAACGACGAATGTCTGACCATCAGAAAAATGATAATAGAGCGTGGGGTGAAATGGCCGAGGTCATAA
- a CDS encoding phospholipase yields MQLIYFMSESLAPEKFARILNPADARYELERHYLFGGSSMSSISSRHTITRNTQSGIGVSSYREDSGMKRGVFDELKRGSLLAVDASIGAWSPVKYPFFINAQGRLQRYPGTVLPPQYPVERIIQRYEEMISRYAARPKPTSLPPRQNTAKNPPMMQAVATAVGSSLTVIKEVVRPMSKQARWQARKYLIGRGERSIYPDARIAAQRLAQNNVAVEKAKLAQNVYNTTNPLAATPGVPEGWRDVSNDGGFLEKLELRRDMLFDNETEANFLSRIYAPDRAVFGDDMNPTVVFRGSRMPALPNGKLNAAKKIFIDRELPEIKNLEDWTNNFNQGRGAESEYYKKAVAIGKRLDGSTTKIDISGHSLGGGLASAASIASGKPGWTFNAAGLNSSTVEKYGGSLVGSEDIINAYRVKGEVLTRIQEFDLRQDFIDVNGNLALLAAKEKLSSHLPDAVGVKHTLDGGVGNMGDRHGIQQVIDCIEQEKDDDIATIGHRI; encoded by the coding sequence GTGCAGTTGATTTATTTTATGTCGGAATCGTTGGCGCCGGAGAAATTTGCCCGCATCCTCAATCCCGCCGATGCGCGTTATGAGCTGGAGCGGCATTACCTGTTCGGCGGTTCGTCCATGTCGTCGATATCGAGCAGGCACACTATCACACGCAATACGCAGTCCGGTATTGGCGTATCGAGTTACCGGGAAGATAGCGGCATGAAGCGCGGCGTGTTTGACGAACTAAAACGCGGCAGTTTGCTGGCCGTTGATGCCAGTATCGGCGCCTGGAGCCCCGTCAAATATCCGTTTTTCATCAATGCGCAAGGGCGCCTGCAGCGCTATCCCGGCACTGTATTACCGCCGCAGTACCCCGTCGAACGTATAATTCAACGTTATGAAGAGATGATCAGCCGATACGCCGCCAGGCCTAAACCAACTTCCTTGCCCCCGAGACAAAACACCGCTAAAAATCCGCCGATGATGCAGGCGGTGGCCACCGCCGTTGGCTCAAGCCTTACCGTCATCAAAGAGGTTGTTCGCCCAATGAGCAAACAGGCGCGTTGGCAGGCGAGAAAATATCTGATTGGTCGAGGGGAGCGAAGTATCTATCCGGATGCGCGGATTGCGGCGCAACGCCTGGCGCAAAATAACGTCGCGGTGGAAAAGGCCAAGCTGGCGCAGAATGTCTATAACACGACCAACCCGTTGGCGGCTACGCCTGGCGTGCCTGAAGGATGGCGGGATGTGAGTAATGACGGCGGTTTTTTAGAAAAATTGGAGCTTCGCAGGGACATGCTTTTTGATAATGAGACCGAAGCAAACTTTTTGTCGAGAATTTATGCACCGGATAGAGCCGTGTTTGGCGATGACATGAATCCGACAGTCGTCTTTCGCGGATCAAGAATGCCTGCGCTCCCTAACGGCAAATTGAATGCGGCGAAGAAGATATTTATTGATCGTGAACTGCCGGAGATAAAAAATCTGGAAGACTGGACGAATAATTTCAATCAAGGTCGGGGGGCTGAGTCTGAATATTATAAAAAGGCTGTTGCTATAGGTAAACGGTTAGATGGCTCTACAACAAAAATCGATATTTCAGGGCATTCATTGGGGGGCGGTTTGGCTTCTGCTGCATCCATTGCTAGTGGTAAGCCAGGGTGGACATTTAATGCTGCGGGATTGAATTCGAGTACCGTGGAGAAATATGGCGGTTCCTTGGTGGGCAGTGAAGATATTATCAACGCCTACCGGGTGAAGGGCGAAGTTTTGACGAGGATACAGGAATTCGATCTCAGGCAAGATTTTATCGACGTTAATGGCAACCTTGCGTTATTGGCCGCGAAGGAAAAATTATCATCGCATTTGCCGGATGCCGTTGGTGTTAAACACACGCTTGATGGCGGTGTGGGCAATATGGGTGACCGACATGGCATCCAACAAGTGATAGACTGCATCGAACAGGAAAAAGACGACGATATCGCCACAATCGGCCACAGGATATAG
- the dsdC gene encoding DNA-binding transcriptional regulator DsdC, with the protein MFPSKKHSQRATPLTSYQFSRLHTFECVARHLSFALAAQELSITPSAVSHRINLLEKELGFLLFQRFHRRITLTPEGERMQWALDSSFNTLNQEILDIKNRELTGTLTLYSHPSLVQCLLLPRIGDFIAQHPTIHLNILTGQEIINLANRGVDLAMYFGKLPSGRHLDEAFMQESMVPICTPQYAAAHSLYDAPENLARCTLLHDRYNSGEDEWQTWSQHFALGLDTDSKSMEFDRSDLAVLAATRHLGVAMGRLNLVQDWIKSGELIIPFTNMTVPCEHCYFTSTISERQWPKILAFKQWIMKIVPLV; encoded by the coding sequence ATGTTCCCCAGTAAAAAACATTCACAGCGGGCCACCCCGCTGACCAGCTATCAATTTTCCCGGCTGCATACTTTCGAATGCGTCGCCCGTCATTTATCTTTTGCGCTGGCGGCACAAGAATTGTCGATCACCCCCAGCGCCGTAAGCCACCGCATTAATCTGCTCGAAAAGGAGTTGGGTTTTCTGCTATTCCAGCGCTTTCATCGCAGAATTACCCTGACGCCGGAGGGCGAGCGCATGCAATGGGCGCTGGACAGCTCCTTCAACACGCTGAATCAGGAAATTCTGGACATCAAAAATCGCGAGCTGACGGGGACGTTGACCCTCTATTCGCACCCTTCTCTGGTGCAATGCCTGCTGCTGCCGCGCATCGGCGACTTTATCGCCCAGCACCCCACCATTCATCTCAACATTCTGACCGGGCAGGAGATCATCAACCTGGCCAACCGCGGCGTGGACTTGGCGATGTACTTCGGCAAACTGCCCTCGGGGCGGCATCTGGACGAGGCCTTTATGCAGGAATCGATGGTGCCGATCTGTACGCCGCAGTACGCCGCCGCACATAGCCTGTACGATGCGCCGGAAAACCTGGCCCGCTGCACGCTACTGCACGATCGCTACAACTCCGGCGAAGATGAGTGGCAAACCTGGTCGCAACACTTTGCGCTGGGGCTGGATACCGACAGCAAAAGCATGGAGTTCGACCGCTCCGATCTCGCGGTGCTGGCCGCCACGCGGCACCTTGGCGTCGCCATGGGGCGGCTCAATCTGGTGCAGGATTGGATCAAAAGCGGCGAGCTGATCATTCCGTTCACCAACATGACCGTGCCCTGCGAGCACTGCTATTTTACCTCGACCATCTCCGAGCGGCAGTGGCCGAAAATCCTCGCGTTCAAGCAGTGGATCATGAAAATCGTCCCTCTGGTTTGA
- a CDS encoding DMT family transporter has translation MNARIGIDGRAAAAMVMLCAIWGMQQVAIKAVEPDVSAVLQIAIRSGLAALGVYLLARWRGERFTWDRATLSAGLSVGVLFALEFFFVSAGLRYTSASHMAVFLYTAPLFSALGLHFLLPQERLSPVQWLGMLIAFGGVVLAISGMAEGSGGADRLKGDLYGLLAGIAWGGSTLVIRTTRLAECSAKQTLLFQLTGACVLLSLPALATGNLHFTLSPVAWYSLLFQTVVVSFFSYLIWFSLLRRYQASSLGILTFMTPVFGILAGGVILGEPLQIEFVLGAVLIVLGLIVVSCSYLIYFDRRVAPKI, from the coding sequence ATGAATGCGAGAATCGGAATCGACGGCAGGGCTGCCGCCGCGATGGTGATGCTATGCGCCATCTGGGGAATGCAACAGGTGGCGATCAAGGCCGTCGAGCCGGATGTGTCGGCGGTGCTGCAAATTGCCATTCGCTCAGGCCTCGCCGCACTGGGGGTATACCTGCTGGCGCGCTGGCGCGGCGAGCGCTTTACCTGGGATCGCGCCACGCTGAGCGCCGGTTTGAGCGTGGGGGTATTGTTCGCGCTGGAGTTCTTTTTTGTCTCCGCAGGGCTGCGTTACACCAGCGCCTCGCATATGGCGGTGTTTTTGTACACCGCGCCGCTGTTTTCCGCCCTCGGCCTGCATTTTCTCCTTCCTCAGGAGCGTCTGTCGCCGGTGCAGTGGCTGGGCATGCTCATCGCCTTTGGTGGCGTGGTGCTGGCCATATCGGGTATGGCTGAGGGAAGCGGCGGGGCCGATCGGCTGAAAGGCGATCTCTATGGCTTACTGGCGGGGATCGCCTGGGGGGGCTCTACCCTGGTGATCCGCACCACGCGCCTGGCGGAGTGCTCGGCCAAACAGACGCTGCTGTTTCAGTTGACGGGCGCCTGTGTGCTGTTGTCGTTGCCGGCGCTGGCGACGGGAAACCTGCATTTCACCCTGAGCCCGGTGGCCTGGTACAGCCTGCTGTTCCAGACCGTGGTGGTGTCATTTTTCAGCTACCTGATCTGGTTTTCGCTGCTGCGCCGTTATCAGGCTTCCTCGCTGGGCATTCTCACCTTTATGACGCCGGTATTCGGCATCCTGGCGGGGGGCGTCATTCTCGGCGAACCGCTACAAATTGAATTTGTATTGGGTGCTGTACTGATCGTACTGGGGTTAATCGTGGTGAGTTGTTCTTATCTTATTTATTTTGACCGAAGGGTGGCACCAAAAATATAA